Proteins co-encoded in one Desulfitobacterium hafniense DCB-2 genomic window:
- the floA gene encoding flotillin-like protein FloA (flotillin-like protein involved in membrane lipid rafts), producing the protein MNMPIEVLMPIILLALALILISVVFTFIPVGLWISALAAGVNVGIFTLVGMRLRRVTPSRIVNPLIKAHKAGLRVTTAQLEAHYLAGGNVDRVVNALIAAERAAIPLQFERAAAIDLAGRDVLEAVQMSVNPKVIETPVVSAVAKNGIELRVKARVTVRANIDRLVGGAGEETIIARVGEGIVTSIGSSLSHEKVLENPDMVSRTVLAKGLDSGTAFEILSIDIADVDVGKNIGAQLQTDQAEADKRIAQAKAEERRAMAVAKEQEMIAYVQEMRAKVVEAESEVPRALAEALKEGKLGVMDYYTMQNIMADTSMRDNIARSSNSNTDSNPKK; encoded by the coding sequence ATGAATATGCCAATCGAAGTTTTAATGCCAATTATTCTTTTAGCGTTAGCTTTAATTCTCATCAGTGTTGTATTTACATTTATTCCGGTAGGTCTCTGGATCTCAGCTTTGGCTGCAGGTGTTAATGTAGGGATTTTTACCTTGGTTGGAATGCGGTTAAGACGTGTTACACCTTCCCGGATCGTCAATCCTTTGATTAAAGCTCATAAAGCGGGCTTACGTGTGACTACGGCCCAGCTGGAAGCCCATTATCTGGCCGGCGGTAATGTAGACAGAGTCGTCAATGCTTTGATTGCAGCAGAACGTGCAGCCATTCCTCTTCAATTTGAAAGAGCAGCCGCTATCGATTTGGCGGGCCGTGATGTATTGGAAGCGGTGCAAATGTCCGTTAATCCGAAAGTCATTGAAACGCCCGTTGTCTCCGCTGTGGCTAAGAATGGAATTGAGCTTCGTGTCAAAGCCCGGGTAACTGTGCGTGCCAATATCGATCGTCTCGTCGGTGGGGCAGGAGAGGAAACCATTATCGCCCGTGTCGGAGAAGGTATTGTCACCAGTATTGGTTCATCCCTGTCTCATGAGAAAGTCCTGGAAAACCCGGACATGGTATCCCGTACGGTTTTGGCTAAAGGCTTAGACTCAGGAACGGCCTTTGAGATTCTCTCCATTGATATTGCCGATGTGGATGTGGGTAAGAATATCGGTGCCCAACTGCAAACAGACCAAGCGGAGGCAGATAAACGCATTGCCCAGGCCAAAGCTGAAGAGCGCCGTGCTATGGCGGTAGCCAAAGAACAGGAAATGATTGCCTATGTTCAGGAAATGCGTGCCAAAGTTGTTGAAGCTGAATCCGAAGTGCCCAGAGCTTTAGCGGAAGCATTAAAAGAAGGCAAACTGGGAGTTATGGATTATTACACTATGCAAAACATTATGGCTGATACGAGTATGCGGGATAACATTGCTCGTTCCAGCAACTCCAACACTGACTCCAACCCGAAAAAGTAG
- a CDS encoding NfeD family protein, with the protein MVTGGVVALVILGLSFLFLEIFIPGGILGIAGLVLLSAGIFLTAESALHGVAYVCTMLLILGILVALSFRFPRTRRFWQRFSLNAKQSNREGYVAPTVDLESYVGCEGVAISPLRPAGTADFDGKRLDVVTEGGFIDTHSRVKVIAVEGTRVVVRQMS; encoded by the coding sequence ATGGTGACAGGTGGAGTTGTGGCGCTGGTTATTTTAGGTTTATCTTTTTTGTTTTTGGAGATTTTTATTCCTGGTGGAATTCTGGGCATAGCAGGACTGGTGCTTTTATCGGCAGGAATTTTCCTGACGGCAGAATCGGCTTTGCATGGAGTAGCCTACGTCTGCACAATGCTGCTCATCCTGGGAATCCTTGTGGCTTTGAGTTTTCGCTTTCCCCGCACCCGGCGGTTCTGGCAGAGGTTTTCCTTAAATGCCAAGCAATCCAATCGAGAAGGTTATGTTGCCCCCACCGTGGATCTGGAGAGTTATGTCGGTTGCGAAGGAGTGGCTATCAGCCCTTTGCGTCCAGCCGGAACAGCGGATTTTGACGGCAAGAGATTGGATGTTGTTACGGAAGGAGGTTTCATCGACACTCACAGCCGTGTCAAGGTTATTGCTGTAGAAGGGACACGGGTTGTGGTCCGGCAAATGTCTTAG
- the rsgA gene encoding ribosome small subunit-dependent GTPase A: protein MNCQYELKELGWNDAWQELFQPYLKSGFHPGRVAAEYRDRFKVWTEFGEVWAVVSGKMRYTALERSDFPAVGDWVVLEGRAESIKDHEDQDVIIQSILPRKSKFSRKAAGKTSAEQIVATNIDTVFLVNALNFDFNVRRIERYLTLAWESGANPVLVLSKTDLCDDVQEKVSQVQDAAPGVDILPISCATGDGVSAIAPYIRQGQTIALLGSSGAGKSTLVNYLLGQNVQLTYEVREKDSRGRHTTTSRELFLLPQGGVLIDTPGMREIQLFGSGEGLSEAFEDIAAYAGNCRFSDCQHESEPGCAVQKAIAEGMLSEERYESFKKLQREARYISRKTNLHEQLEEKKKWKKITQQIKEHYQTKR, encoded by the coding sequence TTGAATTGTCAATATGAACTTAAAGAACTGGGTTGGAATGATGCTTGGCAGGAGCTTTTTCAACCTTATTTAAAGTCTGGTTTCCATCCAGGCCGTGTCGCGGCGGAATATCGCGATCGATTTAAAGTATGGACGGAATTTGGCGAGGTCTGGGCCGTCGTTTCCGGAAAAATGCGTTATACCGCTTTGGAGCGCAGTGATTTTCCTGCGGTAGGAGATTGGGTCGTTCTGGAAGGCAGGGCAGAGAGTATAAAAGATCATGAGGATCAGGATGTTATCATTCAGAGCATACTGCCCAGAAAAAGCAAGTTTTCCCGCAAAGCTGCCGGAAAAACCTCGGCTGAGCAAATTGTTGCCACCAACATCGACACAGTGTTTCTCGTCAATGCGTTGAATTTCGATTTCAATGTGCGCAGAATTGAACGTTACCTTACCCTTGCCTGGGAGAGCGGGGCTAATCCCGTGCTTGTTTTGAGCAAGACGGATCTTTGCGATGATGTTCAGGAAAAAGTCAGTCAAGTTCAAGATGCCGCCCCCGGTGTGGATATTTTGCCCATAAGCTGTGCTACAGGAGATGGAGTAAGTGCCATAGCTCCCTATATCCGGCAGGGGCAGACCATTGCTTTGCTGGGCTCATCAGGAGCCGGCAAGTCCACCTTGGTCAACTATCTCCTGGGCCAAAATGTTCAGCTCACTTATGAAGTCCGGGAAAAAGATAGCCGGGGCCGCCACACCACCACTTCCCGGGAGCTTTTTCTCCTGCCCCAGGGTGGGGTGTTGATCGATACTCCAGGCATGCGGGAGATTCAGCTTTTTGGCAGCGGGGAAGGCTTGAGTGAAGCTTTTGAAGATATCGCGGCCTATGCCGGGAACTGCCGTTTCTCCGATTGTCAGCATGAAAGTGAGCCTGGCTGCGCCGTGCAAAAGGCTATTGCTGAAGGAATGCTCAGCGAAGAACGCTATGAAAGCTTTAAGAAGCTGCAGCGGGAAGCCCGCTATATTTCCCGCAAGACCAATCTTCATGAACAGCTTGAAGAAAAGAAGAAATGGAAAAAGATCACTCAGCAGATCAAAGAGCACTATCAGACGAAGCGCTAG
- a CDS encoding DUF6544 family protein: MGKILLVILAIILMIFIVCAAVTTIAKFQFAQRVAEEVDQFYKGIEDAQGTVQLSDLEKLPPAVQKWLLHSQVVGKERVIAARTKQEISLRLKADQPWMKGEVEQYFRMAEPGFIWHTDIQMAPLLHISGRDKYVDGYGKMLIKALSLVTVADGQGKEIDQGSLLRYLAEMMWFPAAALNDYIQWRELSDTSAEATMSYEGVTASGIFTFNEQGEVLSFEAERYGEFDGEYRLETWACTIQEHQGFKGMIVPSQGDLIWKLDSGDFQWYHFKVKELEYNKPFRYQ; the protein is encoded by the coding sequence GTGGGAAAAATTCTTTTGGTCATTCTCGCCATAATTCTCATGATTTTTATAGTCTGTGCCGCTGTAACCACAATTGCCAAATTTCAGTTTGCCCAAAGGGTCGCTGAGGAAGTTGACCAATTTTATAAGGGGATAGAAGATGCTCAAGGGACTGTGCAGCTTTCTGATCTAGAGAAACTTCCCCCTGCTGTTCAAAAATGGCTTCTGCACTCTCAGGTTGTGGGAAAAGAGCGGGTGATAGCCGCAAGGACAAAACAGGAGATAAGTTTAAGGTTAAAGGCCGATCAGCCCTGGATGAAGGGGGAGGTTGAGCAGTATTTCCGCATGGCCGAACCTGGGTTTATATGGCATACCGATATTCAAATGGCGCCTTTGCTCCATATATCAGGCCGGGATAAGTATGTTGACGGATATGGTAAGATGCTGATTAAAGCACTGTCCCTGGTCACTGTGGCCGACGGTCAGGGGAAGGAAATCGATCAAGGGTCTCTCCTGCGCTATCTTGCTGAGATGATGTGGTTTCCCGCAGCGGCATTAAATGATTATATTCAGTGGCGGGAGCTGAGCGATACATCTGCTGAAGCAACCATGAGTTATGAAGGGGTAACCGCTTCAGGAATCTTCACCTTTAATGAGCAGGGTGAAGTGCTCAGCTTCGAAGCCGAACGCTACGGAGAATTTGATGGTGAATACCGTCTGGAGACATGGGCTTGTACCATCCAAGAGCATCAGGGGTTTAAGGGGATGATTGTTCCTTCCCAAGGGGATCTCATCTGGAAACTGGATTCGGGAGATTTCCAATGGTATCACTTTAAAGTCAAAGAACTGGAATACAATAAGCCTTTTCGATATCAGTGA
- a CDS encoding DUF1836 domain-containing protein — protein sequence MNHLKEIMEIANHFEPKKKALPYLELDSMMLSQVVEVAHRVAQNDINNTHIQNWVKRKYLPNPQKKKYTREQVANILLINDLRNILSLEEASQLLSFVNLNLEDNSDDRINPAKLYRYYSEIFDLSQKDWVTSLEQLPKEVNQILAGEDLSEDDKDKVAATLVILDLLARANLYKQIAQQWLKNISRAGTPGEES from the coding sequence ATGAATCATCTTAAGGAGATTATGGAAATAGCCAATCATTTTGAACCGAAAAAGAAAGCTTTGCCTTATCTGGAACTGGATTCGATGATGCTTTCTCAGGTAGTGGAAGTGGCACACCGGGTTGCCCAGAATGATATTAATAACACCCATATCCAGAATTGGGTGAAGAGGAAGTACCTGCCTAATCCACAGAAGAAGAAATATACCCGGGAGCAGGTTGCCAATATTCTTCTGATCAACGATTTAAGAAATATTCTATCCCTTGAAGAAGCATCCCAATTATTGAGCTTTGTCAACTTGAATCTTGAAGATAACAGCGATGATCGTATTAATCCCGCCAAGCTCTATAGGTATTACAGCGAGATCTTTGATCTCTCGCAAAAGGATTGGGTCACCTCTCTTGAGCAATTGCCTAAGGAAGTCAATCAGATTCTTGCTGGTGAAGATCTTAGCGAAGATGACAAAGACAAAGTAGCAGCGACTCTGGTTATTTTAGATCTTTTGGCCAGGGCAAACCTCTATAAACAGATAGCTCAGCAATGGCTGAAGAATATTTCCCGGGCCGGCACTCCAGGAGAAGAGTCCTGA